Proteins from one Streptomyces caniferus genomic window:
- a CDS encoding DUF2867 domain-containing protein yields the protein MRAIREVHSREVRAPAETVGALLDRLGRGEDDPLFPTPAWPPMRFDRPLGVGADGGHAFVRYRVSAYEPGRRVRFDFTAGQAGWHEFGVRPVGPDSCRVEHVLESRPSPVVALTWLLGIRLVHGAVVEEAFDNIERAATGRPLTPARRSARVRLLSRLLWDRPRAVPLPATARLAHDAFPRTDFQDAWQMELRPGMPQEPEAWQGVLGRSGFPVLGRTQDEILLGEDARHLDFRASVQVADGRVTLGTVVRIHRTTGRLYFAVVRRFHPFLARAMLRRCHRRLALAAPSAGEREAARA from the coding sequence GTGCGTGCCATCCGCGAGGTCCACAGCCGTGAGGTCCGCGCCCCGGCCGAGACCGTCGGTGCCCTGCTCGACCGGCTCGGCCGGGGCGAGGACGATCCGCTCTTCCCCACGCCCGCCTGGCCGCCGATGCGCTTCGACCGCCCGCTGGGCGTCGGCGCCGACGGCGGGCACGCCTTCGTCCGCTACCGCGTCTCCGCCTACGAGCCGGGCCGCCGCGTCCGCTTCGACTTCACCGCCGGACAGGCCGGCTGGCACGAGTTCGGCGTACGGCCCGTGGGGCCCGACAGCTGCCGGGTGGAACACGTCCTGGAGAGCCGGCCGTCGCCCGTCGTGGCCCTGACGTGGCTGCTGGGGATCCGCCTCGTGCACGGCGCCGTCGTGGAGGAGGCCTTCGACAACATCGAGCGGGCCGCCACCGGCCGCCCCCTGACCCCGGCCCGCCGCTCCGCCCGCGTACGCCTGCTCAGCCGGCTGCTCTGGGACCGGCCCCGGGCCGTCCCTCTTCCCGCCACGGCCCGCCTGGCGCACGACGCGTTCCCGCGAACGGACTTCCAGGACGCCTGGCAGATGGAACTGCGGCCCGGCATGCCGCAGGAACCGGAGGCCTGGCAGGGCGTGCTGGGCCGGTCGGGCTTCCCCGTCCTCGGGCGCACGCAGGACGAGATCCTGCTCGGCGAGGACGCCCGCCACCTGGACTTCCGCGCCTCGGTGCAGGTCGCGGACGGCCGGGTCACGCTGGGCACGGTCGTCCGCATCCACCGCACGACCGGCCGCCTCTACTTCGCCGTCGTCCGCCGCTTCCACCCCTTCCTCGCCCGCGCGATGCTGCGCCGCTGCCACCGCCGGCTGGCGCTCGCCGCACCGAGCGCGGGGGAGCGGGAGGCGGCGCGGGCGTGA
- a CDS encoding glyoxalase superfamily protein, producing the protein MDIVFHRTVPVFRIFDVAKAHEFYVDYLGCTVDWEHRFEPGMPLYTQVSRGGLVLHLSEHHGDATPGSTVCTELSGVRALHAELAGKGYPYLRPGLEQDETGTSLTLTDPFGNRLRFNESADDA; encoded by the coding sequence ATGGACATCGTCTTCCACCGCACCGTGCCGGTCTTCCGGATCTTCGACGTGGCCAAGGCCCATGAGTTCTACGTCGACTACCTCGGCTGCACGGTCGACTGGGAGCACCGCTTCGAGCCCGGTATGCCGCTCTACACGCAGGTCTCGCGCGGTGGCCTCGTGCTGCATCTGTCGGAGCACCACGGCGATGCGACCCCCGGCTCCACGGTCTGCACGGAGCTGAGCGGGGTGCGCGCGCTCCACGCCGAACTGGCCGGCAAGGGCTATCCGTATCTGCGTCCCGGTCTGGAGCAGGACGAGACCGGGACCTCGCTCACCCTGACCGACCCGTTCGGGAACCGGCTGCGCTTCAACGAGTCGGCCGACGACGCGTAG
- a CDS encoding TetR/AcrR family transcriptional regulator yields the protein MDMASQQAKAPRDGGARQRLTAKDWADAALTAMGEGGLAAVAVEPLAARLGTTKGSFYWHFTNRNALIEAALERWEEVGTEAVITEVEAEPDPGERLRRLLLRATNWSAADPRDASLLASAAHPGVAAALARVTTRRLGYIAALFTDMGFPEEEARSRGLLAYTAYLGHTQLGHAVPQSLPAGAARDRYVDAVVETLVRPLNGGDGSENERT from the coding sequence ATGGACATGGCATCACAACAGGCGAAGGCACCCCGCGACGGCGGCGCACGACAGCGGCTGACCGCAAAGGACTGGGCCGACGCCGCCCTGACAGCCATGGGCGAGGGCGGGCTCGCCGCGGTGGCCGTGGAGCCGCTGGCCGCCCGGCTGGGCACCACCAAGGGCAGCTTCTACTGGCACTTCACCAACCGGAACGCGCTGATCGAGGCCGCTCTGGAGCGCTGGGAGGAGGTCGGCACGGAGGCCGTGATCACCGAGGTGGAGGCCGAGCCCGACCCCGGCGAGCGGCTGCGCCGGCTGCTCCTGCGGGCCACGAACTGGTCCGCCGCGGACCCACGGGACGCCTCACTGCTGGCGAGCGCCGCCCATCCGGGGGTGGCCGCCGCGCTCGCCCGGGTGACCACCCGGCGCCTCGGCTATATCGCCGCGCTCTTCACGGACATGGGCTTTCCCGAGGAGGAGGCCCGAAGCCGCGGCCTGCTGGCCTACACCGCCTACCTCGGGCACACCCAGCTCGGGCACGCCGTCCCGCAGAGCCTGCCGGCCGGTGCCGCGCGCGACCGCTACGTGGACGCGGTGGTCGAGACCCTCGTACGGCCGCTGAACGGAGGTGACGGTTCCGAAAATGAGCGAACCTGA
- a CDS encoding GNAT family N-acetyltransferase has protein sequence MTTNDRYLARGPRVGIRHFTAADRDEFTALARESVELHRPWLFPPAEDGAYDAYLHRLQEPERAGFLICELADGRIAGYLTINNIVHGAFRCGAIGYGAFAHAAGRGLMGEGLRLVLRHAFGAMGLHRLEVNVQPTNERSIALVRRAGFRLEGFSPDFLFIDGAWRDHERWAITAEMVGGEAV, from the coding sequence GTGACGACCAACGACCGCTACCTCGCACGTGGCCCACGGGTGGGCATCCGGCACTTCACCGCCGCCGACCGGGACGAGTTCACCGCGCTGGCGCGGGAGAGCGTGGAGCTGCACCGGCCCTGGCTCTTCCCGCCGGCCGAGGACGGTGCCTACGACGCCTATCTGCACAGGCTCCAGGAGCCGGAGCGTGCGGGCTTCCTGATCTGCGAGCTCGCCGACGGCCGGATCGCCGGCTACCTCACGATCAACAACATCGTGCACGGCGCTTTCCGCTGCGGTGCGATCGGCTACGGGGCCTTCGCGCACGCCGCCGGGCGGGGACTGATGGGCGAGGGGCTGCGGCTCGTCCTGCGCCATGCCTTCGGGGCGATGGGGCTGCACCGGCTGGAGGTCAACGTCCAGCCGACCAACGAGCGGTCGATCGCCCTGGTCAGACGGGCCGGGTTCCGACTGGAGGGGTTCTCCCCGGACTTCCTCTTCATCGACGGCGCCTGGCGCGACCACGAGCGCTGGGCGATCACCGCGGAGATGGTCGGCGGGGAAGCGGTGTGA
- a CDS encoding cytochrome P450, giving the protein MTEAIPYFQDRTCPYHPPAGYQPLRETGPLTHVTLYDGRKIWAVTGHGAARTLLSDQRLSADRQNPAFPMPFARFAAIRQVRTPLIGVDDPEHNTQRRMLIPSFSVKRVAALRPDIHRIVDDLLDRMLAEGPPAELVSAFALPVPSMVICSLLGVPYSDHAFFEGESSRLLRSRTAEEAEDARIKLEDYFTELIAHKEKKPGDGLLDELIEDRLRTGDLAHEDLVRLAMILLVAGHETTANMISLGTFTLLEHPEQLAQLKAEESLMPAAVEELLRFLSIADGMLRVATEDIEIGGQLIRADDGVLFPTSVINRDETTYPAPDELDLDRTARHHVAFGFGIHQCLGQNLARAEMEIALRSLFARIPDLRLAVPAAEVRFKPGDTLQGMIELPLAW; this is encoded by the coding sequence GTGACCGAAGCCATCCCCTACTTCCAGGACCGCACCTGTCCTTACCATCCGCCCGCCGGCTACCAGCCGCTGCGGGAGACCGGACCACTGACCCATGTCACGCTCTACGACGGCCGAAAGATATGGGCCGTAACCGGCCACGGCGCGGCGCGGACGCTGCTGAGCGACCAGCGGCTCTCCGCCGACCGGCAGAACCCCGCCTTCCCGATGCCGTTCGCGCGCTTCGCGGCGATCCGCCAGGTCAGGACCCCGCTGATCGGGGTCGACGACCCGGAGCACAACACCCAGCGCCGGATGCTGATCCCCAGCTTCAGCGTGAAACGGGTCGCCGCACTGCGGCCGGACATCCACCGGATCGTCGACGATCTGCTCGACCGGATGCTGGCCGAGGGCCCGCCCGCCGAGCTGGTCTCCGCGTTCGCGCTGCCGGTCCCCTCGATGGTGATCTGCTCGCTGCTCGGCGTCCCGTACTCCGACCACGCATTCTTCGAGGGCGAGTCCAGCCGCCTCCTGCGCAGCCGTACGGCCGAGGAGGCGGAGGACGCCCGGATCAAGCTGGAGGACTACTTCACCGAGCTGATCGCCCACAAGGAGAAGAAACCGGGCGACGGACTGCTCGACGAACTGATCGAGGACCGGCTGCGGACCGGCGACCTCGCCCACGAGGACCTGGTCCGGCTCGCCATGATCCTGCTGGTGGCCGGCCATGAGACCACCGCCAACATGATCTCGCTCGGCACCTTCACGCTGCTCGAACACCCCGAACAGCTGGCGCAGCTGAAGGCCGAGGAGAGCCTGATGCCGGCCGCCGTCGAGGAGCTGCTGCGGTTCCTGTCCATCGCGGACGGCATGCTGCGGGTGGCGACGGAGGACATCGAGATCGGCGGGCAGCTCATCCGCGCCGACGACGGCGTCCTGTTCCCCACCTCGGTGATCAACCGGGACGAGACCACCTACCCGGCGCCGGACGAGCTGGACCTCGACCGCACCGCCCGCCACCACGTGGCGTTCGGCTTCGGGATCCACCAGTGCCTGGGCCAGAACCTCGCCCGCGCGGAAATGGAGATCGCACTGCGCTCGCTGTTCGCCCGGATCCCCGATCTGCGCCTGGCCGTTCCGGCGGCCGAGGTGCGCTTCAAGCCGGGCGACACCCTGCAAGGAATGATCGAACTGCCGCTGGCCTGGTAG